The following are encoded together in the Flavihumibacter fluvii genome:
- a CDS encoding sugar phosphate isomerase/epimerase family protein, with protein sequence MQKNNYPKLHNATWPGIVGKGPDSEPPIPLDTLLELTAAAEVDGVKFDGIDIGLFEPHFDIDMSDDGLKKLAEKVGGLHLNIGSLVAPIWGGPAMGSKEDRAVFVDMVRKSCRFGQKLRELGVRPYGIIRIDSASKPEEWAKDPVGNTRLIAETFREACDVAADFGEKLAAEGEICWGGMHSWKAMIDTLEAVDRPNIGFQADMAHTLLYMLGYNSPEDRILPENFDWNDRETFQAGLKKLTAALRPWTIDFHVAQNDGTVFGSGSHDKTGRHCLATDPNGKLDIVHDAGYWLRDEKGELTKAFRHICWDGCMFPNAVMTKQQTWNDILGKMIKVRDAHGWFEAQ encoded by the coding sequence ATGCAAAAAAACAATTATCCCAAACTGCACAATGCAACCTGGCCCGGTATTGTTGGAAAGGGACCGGACTCGGAGCCGCCGATACCCCTGGACACCCTGCTGGAGCTTACTGCAGCTGCCGAAGTGGATGGTGTAAAATTCGATGGTATCGATATCGGGCTTTTTGAACCCCATTTTGATATTGATATGTCAGATGATGGCTTGAAAAAACTGGCAGAAAAAGTTGGCGGATTGCATCTGAATATCGGTAGCCTTGTCGCACCAATATGGGGTGGACCCGCAATGGGTAGCAAAGAAGATCGGGCCGTGTTTGTTGACATGGTGCGCAAATCTTGCCGGTTCGGCCAGAAACTCAGGGAACTGGGGGTTCGGCCTTATGGCATTATCCGCATTGATTCTGCCTCTAAACCTGAAGAATGGGCAAAAGACCCGGTTGGCAATACTCGCTTAATTGCGGAGACATTCCGTGAAGCCTGCGATGTGGCCGCTGACTTTGGAGAAAAACTGGCTGCTGAAGGCGAGATCTGCTGGGGTGGTATGCACAGCTGGAAGGCGATGATTGACACCCTGGAAGCGGTTGACCGCCCTAATATTGGTTTCCAGGCCGATATGGCACATACCCTCTTGTATATGTTAGGGTATAATAGTCCGGAGGACCGCATCCTTCCTGAAAACTTTGATTGGAATGACCGCGAAACCTTCCAGGCCGGACTAAAGAAATTAACTGCAGCACTGCGGCCATGGACGATCGATTTCCATGTGGCACAAAATGACGGAACCGTTTTCGGTAGCGGTTCCCACGATAAAACCGGCCGTCATTGCCTGGCCACAGATCCCAATGGCAAACTGGATATTGTCCATGATGCCGGTTACTGGCTACGCGATGAAAAAGGCGAACTGACAAAAGCGTTCAGGCATATCTGTTGGGATGGTTGTATGTTCCCCAATGCCGTTATGACGAAACAACAAACTTGGAATGACATCCTGGGTAAGATGATTAAAGTTCGCGACGCCCATGGCTGGTTTGAAGCGCAATAA
- a CDS encoding MFS transporter has protein sequence MNSTNANSVTTATEDRDKKLLFWGCFIALVATAFGFVFRAFIMAQWGVQFGLSKTQQGEIFGVGFWPFGISIVIFSLIIDKIGYKKSMVFAFACHILSVIITIFASGYWMLFAGTFLFALGNGAVEAVINPVVATMFPKEKTKWLNILHAGWPAGMVVGGLLGIFMINQQFPWEVIIAFVLLPAIVYGWIILKRKFPVNERVEAGVSYLDMLKEVGILGMLIIAALCAFQLGSLFQWSNMVSIIITLVAVGIFGYFVRSLGQPLFILLLLIMIPLATTELGTDSWITDLMTPAMQKMGFQGGWVLIYTSIIMALLRFYAGPIVHRLSPIGLLVASSLIAMLGLVFLSYSTGALIIIAATVYAFGKTFFWPTMLGVVSEQFPRGGALALNFTGAVGMMGVGVIGAVILGFVQDKQLDQNLAAYDQANNTTLHADYLTAPKKGLFGSYKALDAQKMANAPAKAVEEINIVQNDAKKSALRTVAFFPALMFLCYLGLFVYFKSRGGYKPVILADPH, from the coding sequence ATGAATTCAACAAATGCGAATTCGGTAACAACAGCAACAGAAGACCGGGATAAAAAATTGCTTTTCTGGGGATGTTTTATCGCATTGGTCGCTACTGCTTTTGGTTTTGTTTTCCGGGCATTCATCATGGCACAATGGGGCGTTCAGTTCGGTTTAAGTAAAACGCAGCAGGGTGAAATATTTGGGGTTGGATTCTGGCCTTTTGGCATCAGTATTGTCATTTTCAGTCTTATCATCGATAAGATTGGTTACAAAAAGTCAATGGTCTTTGCTTTTGCCTGCCATATTCTTTCTGTGATCATCACCATATTTGCCAGTGGTTACTGGATGCTTTTTGCCGGAACTTTTTTATTTGCATTAGGAAATGGTGCTGTTGAAGCGGTGATCAATCCGGTTGTGGCCACCATGTTCCCAAAAGAAAAAACCAAATGGCTGAATATACTGCATGCAGGCTGGCCTGCAGGTATGGTGGTTGGCGGATTGTTGGGCATATTTATGATCAACCAGCAATTTCCCTGGGAAGTAATCATCGCTTTCGTCTTACTTCCTGCCATTGTGTACGGCTGGATTATTTTGAAAAGGAAGTTTCCTGTTAATGAAAGGGTAGAAGCCGGTGTCAGCTACCTCGATATGCTAAAAGAAGTTGGCATACTGGGTATGCTGATCATCGCAGCTTTATGCGCTTTCCAGCTGGGTAGCCTTTTCCAATGGTCAAACATGGTGAGCATAATCATCACCCTTGTTGCTGTAGGTATTTTCGGGTATTTTGTCCGGTCTTTGGGACAGCCGCTGTTTATTTTGCTGTTATTGATCATGATCCCGCTGGCGACCACCGAATTGGGTACTGATAGCTGGATCACTGATCTGATGACACCAGCCATGCAGAAAATGGGTTTCCAGGGTGGCTGGGTATTGATTTATACATCGATCATTATGGCCTTGCTGCGGTTTTATGCCGGACCAATTGTGCACAGGCTTTCACCCATCGGATTGCTGGTGGCCAGTTCCCTGATCGCCATGTTGGGGTTGGTATTTCTTTCCTATTCAACAGGGGCTTTGATCATTATTGCAGCCACAGTGTATGCCTTTGGTAAAACATTTTTCTGGCCTACCATGCTTGGCGTGGTTTCAGAACAATTTCCCAGGGGAGGCGCACTTGCCCTCAATTTTACCGGGGCAGTTGGTATGATGGGCGTTGGGGTAATTGGAGCTGTCATTCTTGGCTTCGTCCAGGACAAACAACTGGACCAGAACCTGGCGGCTTATGACCAGGCAAACAATACAACACTTCATGCAGATTATTTAACAGCACCTAAAAAGGGTCTCTTTGGTTCCTATAAAGCACTGGATGCCCAAAAGATGGCAAATGCACCGGCCAAGGCAGTTGAAGAGATCAATATCGTTCAGAATGACGCTAAAAAAAGCGCGCTTCGGACAGTAGCTTTTTTCCCGGCCTTAATGTTTTTATGTTACCTGGGACTCTTTGTATATTTCAAATCGCGGGGCGGCTATAAACCGGTGATCCTGGCAGACCCACATTGA
- a CDS encoding alpha/beta fold hydrolase codes for MPVINSNGIQLYYEEQGSGEPLLLIMGITAPGAVWEKHVAHWQQQFRCITVDNRGVGQSDTPDGPYTTAQMADDYAGLLDALNLQKVRVVGVSMGSTIAQQLAIRHPSKVVSMVLMCPWARCDNMAKAVFQHMIDCKANFTPEAFSLFIQWLIFSKSSWDDPAISEGMAADRQSASTEPPKQSLKGLKAQAAACIAHNVLDQLPQIQQPVLVIGGSADIFTPPWMTTEVARAIPNADLHMYEGCGHAFHWEQLSDFNERINQWLLNH; via the coding sequence ATGCCCGTTATAAACAGCAATGGTATTCAATTGTATTATGAGGAACAGGGTTCGGGTGAGCCGCTGTTGCTTATTATGGGGATCACAGCACCCGGGGCTGTCTGGGAAAAACATGTGGCACACTGGCAACAACAGTTCCGGTGCATTACTGTTGATAACCGTGGTGTGGGCCAGTCGGATACACCGGACGGGCCATATACCACGGCACAGATGGCCGATGATTATGCCGGTTTGCTGGATGCGCTTAACTTGCAGAAAGTCAGGGTGGTTGGTGTTTCAATGGGAAGTACAATTGCGCAGCAACTCGCCATACGCCATCCTTCAAAAGTTGTTTCCATGGTGCTGATGTGCCCCTGGGCAAGGTGTGACAATATGGCCAAAGCCGTCTTCCAGCACATGATCGATTGTAAGGCGAATTTTACGCCCGAAGCGTTCAGCCTGTTTATCCAATGGTTGATTTTTTCAAAATCCTCCTGGGATGATCCTGCCATATCTGAAGGAATGGCCGCTGATCGTCAATCTGCTTCCACAGAACCTCCGAAACAATCTTTAAAGGGTTTGAAGGCACAGGCAGCAGCTTGCATAGCGCATAATGTACTTGACCAGCTTCCCCAGATACAACAACCAGTTCTTGTCATTGGTGGCAGTGCAGATATATTTACGCCGCCATGGATGACAACCGAAGTGGCCCGTGCTATTCCGAATGCAGACCTTCATATGTATGAAGGCTGCGGACATGCGTTTCATTGGGAACAATTATCAGACTTCAATGAACGCATCAATCAGTGGCTATTAAATCATTAA